The region CAGACGGTTGAGCGGGTGGCCAGTTACTATCCGCCACAGGAGCAAGCGAAGGACGACATGGTTTTCTCCGAGGCCTTTCGAAAGCCGATCCGAGCGCGGCGGTACCTGGAGATGAAAGACCTGCTTCGCATCGCGGATTGGAAGTCGCCGCGACCGAAGCCGCTCCTCCGTAGCAACAGCGCCGAGTTACTGCAAACAGTCAGCCGGAAGGCGTTCGCCGAGCGCGATCCAGAAGAGGCCATCCGGCACCTGGACCGACTGCGTGGCGTGTCGGTTCGCATGGCGAGCGCGATCTTGACGATCTACGAGCCGGATACATACACGACCCTGGACCAGAATGCGTGGCGATCATTGGCGCGGCTGGGCTATGTCGACGACCCGGGAACGAATTTGGATGCTTTCCTCAGCAAGCCGGAGACGTACGCGCCTTATCTCGCGACGTGCCGGAACCTAGCGACCGATTGTCGCGTGTCGTTGAGGACCTTGGATAAGTGTCTGTGGGTGCTCCGAGGTCGGACTCCTGCGGAATTCTTCGGCACGTGATCCATGCCCAACCAACAGGGCGCGGAGCGTCCCCCGTGGGGGCGACCGCCGCAGCGCCGAACGAGACCATTACGTTAGGGGGAGGGGCCTTGACCATCATCAAGTTCCAACAGGAGTTGTTCAGGGCACTGATGCGGGCGCGCATTCCTCGCATTCCTCAGGGTATCAAGACCGAACAGTCCTTGGAGCGCCAGTTTATTATCCCTCACGCCATCCGCATCGCGGCAGCGCAGGACGACATTCTGCTCTTCAGCCACCCCTGGGGCAACAGGCTACGCTGCACCGGCGGGTGCGCCGAGAATCCCGCCCGGCGGCCCGGGTCGGGAGGTCGGCTGTCCAGACTGCTGGGCGGCGAGCAAAGCGTGGGCGACGGTGGAGGCGTTCGGAACGCGGCACACCTTCGACATGGTGGCGAGGGACCGTGCGGGTCGCACGCTCGCGGTCGAAATCAAGTTAGTCTCCGCCCGTGGCGGCCGGATGCCGAACGGCGACATTCAACGCTTCCTCGGCCAGGTGGCGCTCGCGGCGACTAAACACGATGCAGTCATTGGGGTGTGCGGGTACCACGGCAAACTCAACGCCAGGTGGCGTGACGACACTCCCGATGTGGAGAGGTGGCTCAGCGGGCGCAACGCGCAACTTGTGTTCCGCTACGTCGGATGAACTGAACGTGCGAGGAGGGCGTCTGAGAGACAGGAAGACGCGGCTGACGTACTCCCGGCCACTGCCAGGGACGGCACGTCAGGAGCCTGATTGGACGTCAAGCCTATTCTCTCGTTGGAGCCGACGTATCAATTCTCTGAGCGTTAGCACCTCCATGTCACCCACCTGCGCGCGGCGAATCAATTCGCGTAGTCTCCCATCATGTGTTACAAAGACATCGGCGGGCGATGCCGAGGCTGCGTGGTGAAGGTCGCCGAAATGCGCTTCCTCCAGTTCGCGATTACCGAACATTCTTGCATGCGCGAGCACCAATGGTACTACGACACCCAGCCGGATCGGCTTGAGCGCAAGCAAACCGGCCCAGCCGCGCCGTTCACACTGGACGAGGACACCCGCACGCTCGGCCATGATTCGCAGCCACTCAACAGCATGAGCGTTCATGAACTGCTTGAAAGTGAGGCGGCGCGGCATCGCGGCCCGCCATCTCTCCATAGCATGGGTCCAGCCGTCCGTCCACGCGGTTCGCTGCTGCTTGTAGGTAAGCACCGTTCGTAGAAGAGCGCCGTAGTCGCGCGGCGTTGGTGATGTCAGGCGCGCCAGGTCGAGGTTTGTGGCGTACGGGCTTGCCGCAGCACCAGTCCCACGCGCGTACGCTCGGAAGCAGTCGTTGAGAAGGGGCACAACGTGGTTGATGATATGCGCCCGATCCGTGAGCCCGACGATCCATCGAATCTCGTCGAGCGCCTGCTTCTTGTTGTCCATAAGTAGCACTTCCGAAACCGTGACAATGCTCAACGACAGCGATAGATGACCATGCTTGGTGGCCATGCGCAACGTGGCTTCATCTTGGTCCATGGCACCCCGGGTGCGATGGCGGAGATGACTCAGCACGTTCCTGTCGAGGTAGACGATCATGGTCCATGGTGCATCCCTGCTGGTCCGGCTGCCGGGAGTCGAACCCGGACGCTGTTTCCAGCAGCGGCTTGTACCGCGCTCCTCGCGAGATGACCGCGATACAAGCCGCCGCGTCTGCCAGTTCCGCCACAGCCGGAAGGCCGGAGAGTTGGGAGCATTATCCTCACTCGCCATCGACCTCGTCAAGAGACGGTGGCTTGCCGCTGGTTCACCCGGGTGTTTACGTTAGCGCGGCCCGTCCCCGTTCCCGTCCGGCCCGACCGTCGGCATGTACGACAGCATGCGCCGCTCCGCCGCCGCGCGCTCGCTGGCAAGGTACTCCTCGCGCCGTTCCTGGAGCCACTGCCTGATCCCGTCCCGCAGTTCCGGCGGCATCTCCTTCAGCGCGGCGGCCGCCTCGGGGGCGAACGGCCCGCTGGGCTCGTCCGGCGGCTCGATGACGACCGGCGCCCGACCCCAACCTCTCGCGGCGAGCCACTCACCGGCCAACATGCGGTCACGTAGGCTGATACGGCGTCGCTCCCCGATGGACACGGCGTCTCCGGCGAACACGGCGCGGTAGAATCGGACGAGGTCCTCGCCGTCGCCGACAGCCTGCCTGACCAGCGCCGCCAAACCTCTTGGTCTCCCCCCGCCGTTTCTGCGCGCGTCGAAGCCAGCGAAGAATGGTCGGCCGATCGGCAGTTCGGTCGCAGTTTTGTGCGGTGCGCCGCCGTCACCGTTCCGCTCAGTCATGCCGACCTCCGTCTACCGACAATCCCACGTCCATCATGAAGCCAGAAGGGTTGGCGGTCAACCAAACGGATGTATGAGTACGGTGCGCGGCACCGACAGAATGCTTCAGTCGGTCGGGTACCTGTTCAGCCGGTCGTCGTCACTGGCGCATGGAGCACCCCGACGGAAAGCATCCCCCGAGGGGGACGGTCGCCGCCTAAGTTCGGCTGAATGTCGGCATCGGACCACCAAAGTGGGTAGCAGGAGGGTAGCAGATGAAAGCGGTCCTTCGCCAGCCCTTGATCTGGTGGGCCCTGAGGGACTCGAACCCCCGACGCCCGGGTTAAAAGCCCGGCGCTCTACCCGCTGAGCTAAGGGCCCGCAACCACGATCTTATCATAGATGATGCCGAGGCTAAGCCCGGAATCGTTTCGGGGTATATCTCTACCGTGTATTATTATCTCGAGGAATGGAAGCATCGCCGCGAATGGCTCGCCCTGACTCCGGAAGACCGGGGGAAGTTTCTGTTTGACCTCAGCCCGACGATTCAGCGGTTGGTCGATGCCGGCGCCGAGCTCGTGGGATATTGCCTCAACCATACCGATCACCACGGAAGAACCGATCGATTCCTGCGGATCTGGCGGATTCCCGACAAGGAGTTCGCGCAGCGGATCGAAGAGGCACTCGAGCGGGCCGGCTGGCACGCATTCTTCGAACGGGGCGAGGCGCGGGGAGAAGTCCTGACCCCGCAGGTCGCGATCCCCTATCTCGTCAACCCCGAGAAATAGGGGGCTCCAAACGCCGTGACGTCCGCCGGGGAGCGGACTAGCCGCCCCCCGGCGTTCTACGTTCAGATCTTCGGCGTCTTCGCCATCTCCACGATCTCGTTGGTCATCACGTCGGTCGGCGCGACCTCTTTGGGGATCTGCTGCAGGCCGTAGTACGTGTCGCTGATCGCCTTCCAGACTTTCGGGTCCATGTAGCCGAGCCCGTGTTGCTTCGTCAGCGGCGAGGACAGATAAGGAATCTCGTTCTTCCACGTCTGCAGCTCCAGCGGACGGCTGAGGGCCGGCGCCGCCTTGAGCACCCAGTCGACCGCTTCGTCCGGATGCGCCGCCGCGTAGGTCCAGCCGCGCGCGCTCGCGGACAGGAACCGGGCCAGCACATCCTTGCGGTCGCTCAGCACGCGGTCGGTCGTGAAATACGTGTACGCGTACAGCTGGATGCCAAGGTCCCACAGCTTGAAGTAACTGTAGCTCCCCGCCTGCCGCACGGCCTCGATCTGCGGCGCGTCGATGATCCAGCCGGTGATCACGTCCACCTGCCCCGTGATGAGCGGGCGGGTGTCGCCGCCGACAAACTGGACCTTTACCTTGTCCGGCGGGATGTGATACTTGGCGAGCACCGCCGCGAGCAGCGGGCGCGCGGTCGCCTGAATACCGATCGTCTTGCCCTCGAAGTCCTTCGGCGTGTGGATGCCCGACTTCGTCAGGAAGATGAACGCAAACGGGTGGCGCTGGAGCACCGCGCCGAACGCCTTGACGGGCACGCCGCGGCTGCGCGCGTTGACCAGGACGGCGACCGACGACACGTTGCCGAACGGCACGCCGCCGCCGGCCACGATTTGAATCGGGTCGATGTTGGGGCCGCCCGGCTGAATCTTGAGGTCGATGCCGGCGTCCTTGAAATACCCCTTGCCGGCCGCGACGAAATCGCCCGCCATCTGGGCGTTGGCGAGCCAGCCGAGCTGTTCGGACAGTCCCGTCATGCCCTGCGCCTGCGCCGGCGACCCCAGGCCGAGCAGCCGGCCGCCGGCCAGACCGAGGCCGAGCGCGGTTCCTCCGGAAAGGAGAGCGCGCCGGCTCACCGGCCGCGTGAACAGCGTGATCGTGTCCCGTCTCATTCCGACACCCCCAGTCGAATCGTTCGAGATTACACTGCCGCGTCCGCCCGCAACCGTGCGATGTCGCCATCACCGTAGCCGAGTTCGCGGAGGATCTCGTCGGTGTGCTCGCCCACCTCGGGCGCGCCCCGGCGCACCCGGGCCGCCGTCTCACTGAGCTTCACCGGGTTGCCGACCGCCGCCACGCGGCCCCGCCCGGGATCCGGGATGTCGATGACCATCTCGTTGTGGGCGACTTGGGGATCGGCAAAGGCTTCGGCCAGCGTGTGGATGGGGGCGCACAAGATGTCCTCGCCTTCCAGGGCCGCCAGCGCCTCCGCCCGGGTGAGCTCCGCGATCCGGCGCCGGAAGATCGCCTGCAGCTCCGCCCGGTTGGTCATCTGCGCGGCCTCCGTCGCGAACCGCGGATCCTCGTGCAGCGGCTCGAGATGGAGCGCGCGGCAGATGTCCCGCAGCGGTTCCTGCTTGAACGCGCCGAGAAACAGGAGCCACTTCCCGTCCCGGGTCTGGAAGTGGCCGTTGAGCGGCATCCGGCTCCAATTGATCTCCTGGCCGGCGTTGATGAGGCAGGTCGCTTCCTGCTGCTGCATATAGAGCATGCTGTCGAAGAGCGACGACGAGACGAGTTGCCCCCGCCCGGTCCTTTCCCGCGCGAGGAGGGCGAAGAGGATGCCCTGCACCAGCAGCATGCCGGCGGCGAAGTCGCACACGGCGACCGTGAACGGCTCCGGCGGCGTCCCGGGTTCGGCGCGGCGCATCAGCGCGCCGCCCATCGCCTGCGCCAGCCAGTCCTGACCGCCCTTCGCCTGATAGGGACCCGAGGGACCGAAGCCGGTGCCCATCGCATAGATGAGACGGGGGTTCAGCTCCCGCGCCTGTTCGTAGCCGCAGCCGAGCCGTTCCATGGCCCCGGGGCGGAAGTTATGGACGAGAACGTCGGCGCGCCGGATCAGCCGCGCCATGATGTCCCGGCCGCCGGGCCGGCGGAGATCCAGCGTCATCGCGCGCTTGTTGCGGTTCCCGGCGATGAAAAGGTAACTCGTGCCGTCGGGCTGCGGGAGCGTCGTCCGGAGAAAGTCGCCGCCGCCCGGCCGCTCGATCTTGATGACGTCGGCGCCGAAATCGCCCAGCATCTGCGTCCCGATGGGCCCGAGTGTGATCTGGCTGAAGTCGAGGACCCGAATCCCCTCGAGCGGCTGCGGCGATCGCTGCGCCATTACTTCCCCCTCCAGCGCGGCGGGCGTTTCTCCCGGAAGGCGCGCGTCCCCTCCTCGGCGTCGTCCGAGGCGATAGCTTCCATCACGCGCCGCGGGAACCAGCGGGGCGCGGCCCACGACGGCACGTCCCGCGCCTCCATGGCGATCTGCTTGGTGCCCTCGACCGACAGCGGGGCGCACGCGATGATCTCGGCCGCCCATCGCTCCGCCGCCGTGATGAGCTCGGCCGGGGGGACCACTTCGTTGACGAACCCCGCGCTGAGGCCCTCGCGCGCGCTCACGCGGCGCCCGGTCAACAAGATCCCCATGGCGGCTTTGTAGGGAATTTGGCGGGTGAGCATCGCGATCCCGCCGTCGAGCGCCATGTACCCTACGCGGGGCTCGGGGAAGCCGAACTCCGCGTGATCGGCCGCCACGATCAGATCGCAGGCCAGCGCCAGCTCGAATCCCGTCCCGAGCGCGAGCCCGTTCACCGCGGCGATCACCGGCGTGAGGAGATCGCGCCGGAAGGAGAGCCCGCCGGCCCCCAGCTGGGGGCCGTTCCAGAGATAGGGGACGCCGTTCGCCGCGTCGGGATCCTTGAGGTCGGTGCCGGCGCAGAACGCCCGGGTGCCCGCGCCGGTCAGAATCGCCACGCGGATCTCGCGGTCGTCGCGCACGTCGTCCCACGCCGACGAGAGCGCCGCATGCGCGGCACGGCTGAGCGCATTGAGCACGGGCGGCCGGTCGATCGTCACCCGGGCCACCGGCCCGTCCTTCGTGTACTGAATTCCGGCCTCGCGGCGGGCGGCGTCGTTCATGCCGTAGTCCCCCCGTAGCGCGCCGTCGCGACGATCGGAGAGCCGAGAATCGCGCCCTGGGCGACGAGCCGCTCCTGGAGGGCGCCGACGTCGACCCGCCGGGGCTCGAGACCCGCCTGCGCGGCCATGGCCGCCGCGGTCCCCGCCGCCTCGCCCATAACCATGCACGGCGGGATCTCGCGGCTGATCTTCTGCGCCTCCGGCGTCGCCGAGTAGTGCCGCCCGGCGACGAGCAGCCCGTCGACCTGGACCGGCAGCAGGCTCCGGTACGGCATGTAGTAGTCGCGGCCGCGGCCGATGACGTCGGGAAAGGTGCGCCGCTCCGCAATATCCTCCTTCGTCACCACGTACTCGCCCAACAGGAGCCGCGTCTGCCGCACGCCGGCCTGGGGCGCGGCGTCCAGGATGTAGGCGCGTTCAAACCCGGGAAAGTGCCCGCGCAGCCACGCGGCCGCCTTGACGAACCGGCGGCGCGCCTCCAGCTCCAGCCTGGTCAAGTCTTCCACCCGGAGCCCGTCGAGGCCGTGGAGGTGCGGTGTGTTGCACCAGATCACGCCGTCCCGCGGGGTGCGCAGCCACCACAAATCCCACGAGGCGCCGAAGATCTGCTTGACCTGCTGATTGAGCCGGCGCGCCTCGTCGGGGCGCTCGCGCTCGAACCGCATGGCCCGATCGACGTCGACGTCCGCCAGGCGGTGGACGAGAGTCATCATGTACGCCCCTTTGATGTGGGGCGCGCCGGCGCCGGCAAACACGTCCCCATCGCCCGTCGCGTCGATGAAGACGCGGCCTTCGATCGCCTGCCGGCCCTCTTTCGTCTCCACGATCACCGCGCGCAGGCGGCCGTCGTCGACCACCGCGCGCGAGAACCAGGAATGCAGCCGCAGCGTGACGCCGGCGTCGAGCGCCATCTCGTGGGAGATCTGCTTCCAGACCTCCGGATCAAACGACGCGCCATACGTCGTGGGGTGCGGATGGAGGCGGGCGTAGAAATCCTCGAACCCCCACCGCGCCCACTTCCACCACAGCTCTTCGTCCTGCCGGAAGCACTCGTCGAGGGGCGGGACGACGCATCCTCCGGCCGCCGCCATGCGCTCGACGATCTCATGGCCGATGCCGCCGACGGTGCGCCCGCCGCGGTCGCACATGTCGTCGAGCAGCAGCACCATCCCGCCGGACGCGAGGCCCCCGAGGTAGCCGTACCGCTCGAGGATGAGCACGTGCGCGCCGTTCCGGGCCGCGGCCACCGCGGCGGCGATTCCCGCGGGGCCTCCGCCGACCACCACCACGTCGGCTTCCGCCGCCACCGGCACCTCGCGCGCGGGTTCGTGAACGGTCTTCATGGCGGACCCCCTTCCGGTACGCGGACGATCCCGACGCCGCCCATCGCTATCGGGCGGCCCCGCCCGGCCGGCGCCACGGCACGGCGTAGATCTCCAACAGCGAAATCAGCCCGAACAAGGCGAGGGCGAGCGCCGAGGCGACCGCCATGGTGGCATAGAGGAGCGGCGTGCGGTAGTCGTAGGTCGCCGCGAGGATCAGGTAGCCGAGCCCTTTGTTCGAGCCGATCCACTCCGCCACGATCGCACCGAGCAGGCTGGCCGTGCTCGCGATGCGCAAGGCCGAAAAGAGATACGGCAGCGACGTCGGCCACCGCAGGTGGCGGAACACCTCCCACTTCGTGGCCGAGAGCACGTGCATCAGCTCCTGGGCCTGGGCGTCGACCGCGTTGAGCCCGTCCACCATGTTGACCAGGGTGGGGAAGAACGTGATCAGCGCGGCGATCGCGATCTTGGGCGCGTACCCGTTGCCGAGCAGCAGGACGAGGATCGGGCTGATGGCCACGATCGGCAGCGTGCGGACGGTGACGGCGAGGGGATAGACCGTGTGCCGGAACGTCCGGTTGTGGACGAACCCGATCGCGATCAGTACGGCAATGACGTTGCCCACCAGAAAGCCGCCGAGCGTTTCCACGATCGTCGGCCAGGCGTTGACCGCGAGAAGGACGGGCTGGGCCTGGAGGGCAGCCGCGACCTCGAGCGGCGAGGCGGCGAGGTAGTGCGGAACCTTGAACACCACCATGATCGCCTGCCACAGCGCCAGCACCGCCAGGATGCCCCCGACGGACAGGGCCCACCGCCGCACGGCGCTCTCACGGTCCGGGCCCTGCCCGGCCGCCGCGGCGGACGCGGGAGCGAGCGGGTGCGCCGCGGTCTTCACGCCCCATCCTCCAGCGCGGCCCGCAGCTCGGCCGTATACCGCGTGAACTCCGGTGCGTCCTTCATCTTGGGCTCGCGCGGGTACGGCAGACCGATGTCCACGATACGCCGGATGCTCGCCGGCCGCGGCGACATCACCACGACGCGCATGGAGAGGTAGACGGCCTCCGCGATGCTGTGGGTCACGAAGACGACGGTCCGCCGGACCTCGGTCCAGATCCGCAACAGCTCTTCGTTCAGCCGGTCCCGCGTGATGGCGTCGAGCGCGCCGAAGGGCTCGTCCATCAGCAAGACCTTGGGATCGCTCACGAGCGCGCGGGCGATCGCGACGCGCTGCTGCATGCCGCCGGAAAGCTGGGCCGGGCGCGCCCGGTTGAATCCGTCCAGCCCCACGAGCCGCAGGAGTGCTGCGGGCGTCGCCGGGGCATGGTGCCGCGCGCCCCAGTTCCCGATGCGAAGGGGCAGGGCGACATTTTCCTCGGCGCTGAGCCAGGGCAGCAAGATCGGCTGCTGGAACACCATGCCCAGGGCCCGGGTCCGCCGGGCCTCGGCGGGGGAGACGCCCAGCACGGACGCACGGCCCCGGGTGGGCGGGAGGATGTCCGCGATGACGCGCAGCAACGTCGATTTGCCGCAGCCGGAAGGGCCGAGGAGCGACACGAACTCCCCCTGCCGGACCGCGAGCCTGATCCCGCGGAGCACTTCGAGGGCGCCGTCGGGGACCGCAAAGGCCATGCCGACGTCGTCGAGCTCGATCGCCGGCACCTCCACCATGACGGACATCTGCATCGCGTTCTGCGATTCGCGAAGAGAGTCCTCCGCCCGGGACCCCGCCGCGAGGCCGCGGAGGATAGGCCGGCTTGACCGACGAGCGGACGCGCGATGGGGGGAGCGTGCGCATGGGTGACCCGATCCGGCAGATCCTGAGGGGCGGCACCGTCGTGACCATGAACCCGCGGCGCGACGTGTTCGCTCCGGGCACCATCGTCCTCGACGGCGCGCGCATCGTGCACGTCGGCGCGGGAGGCGACTGGCCGGTCCGGGACGGCGATACGGTCGTGGAGTGCGGGGGACATCTCGTCATGCCGGGCCTGATCAACACGCACACGCACGCCGGGTTTGCGCTCTTCCGCGGGCTGGGGGAAGACCGCTCGCGCGCGGAGTGGTTCGCCTCGGCCTACGCGCCGCCCCACATGGACGGCGCGCGCCCGGACGATTACTACTGGGGCACGATGCTGGGCGGCCTCGAAATGCTGACGAACGGGGTCACGTGCACCGCGGACCGCTTCTCCCACATGGCCGTCATCGCCGAGGCGTTCGACCGCCTCGGGATGCGCTCCGTGCTCTGTCACACGCTGCGCGACCTCACGGCGCCCCTGGAATGGGCGCAGGCGCTCGCCCTGATCGACCGGTGGGGCGTGGCGCCGGAGTCCCGGATCCACTGCGGCCTCGGGCCGCACGCGCCCGATACCTGTTCCGACGATCTGCTGCGCCGCGTGCGGCAGACGGCCGGGGAGACCGGCGCGCGTATCTTCATCCACTGCGCGCAGGCGGAGGCGGAACTCGCCGCGCTCCGCGCGCGCGGCCACGGCGGCGGGGTGCGGTGTCTCGCCGGCACGGGGCTGCTCGGGCCCGACCTCGTGGCGGCGCACTGCATCTACATCGACGACGAAGAGATCCGGCTACTGGCGGACAGCGGGAGCTGGGTGAGCCACTGCCCCGTGAGCGCGGCCCGGATCGAAGGCCGCCTCGCCCCGATCCCGTCCCTCCTCCGCGCCGGCGCGCGGGTGGCCCTGGGGACCGACTGGGCCGTGACCAACAACGGCATGGACCTCTTTGACGAGATGAAGTGCGCGGGCGTGCTCAACAAAGTGGCGGCCGCGGACCCGTCGGTGCTGCCGTCGGCGGCGCTGCTGCCGATGGCGACGATCGACGCGGCCCGCGCCCTGGGCCTCGAGGCGCAGATCGGCAGCCTGGAACCGGGGAAGCGCGCGGACGTCATCGCGCTGGCGATGGACGCCCCGCACCTGCGGCCGTGGCACGACGTCGCGGCGACGCTCGTCTACTCGGCGAAGGGGCTCGACGTGCGCCACGTCTGGGTGGACGGGCGGTGGCTGGTTCGGGACCGGCGGCCGCTCGACCTGGACGCCGAGGACGTGTATGCCCAGGTAGAGCGCATCTGGAGCCGGTTGAGGGCGAACGGCCCCGACTGACGCGGGGCGAACGGCCCCGTCTGACGCGGGGCGAACGGCCGGTAGGTCCATGCCAACCACCCACGCGGACGTACTGATCGTCGGGGGCGGTGTAATCGGCTCGTCGATCGCCTACCATCTCGCCCTCCGGCGGACCCGCGTGGTCGTGCTGGACCAGGCGCCCCCGGCCACGCCGCCGAGCGCGTCGTGGGCCAGCGCCGGCGGCGTCCGGCAGCAGCGGCGCGATCCCCGCGAGTGGACCTTGACCCGGGCGGCCGCCCGGCGCTGGCCCGGCCTGGCCGGCGAACTGGGCGCCGACATCGAGTTCCGGCACAGCGGACACCTGCACGTCGTCGAGACCGACGACGACCGACGCGTGCTCGAGGAGCGCGTCGCGCGCGAGCGTGATGCCGGGCTCGGCGTCCGGATCGTGGACGCGACCGAAGCCCGGCGCCTCGCTCCCGGCATCGCGGACACCGTGATCGCGGGCGCGTTCAGCCCGGGCGACGGGCAGGCCGACCCGATCAAGACGACGCGCGCCTTCGCCGCGGCCGCGGCGGCCCGTGGTGCATCGTATCGCACCGCGGGGCCGGCCCGACTTCTCGGCGAGGGGCACCGGGTGCGCGGCGCCGCCGCGGGCGGCGACACGTTCACCGCAGACACCGTCGTCGTCGCGGCGGGCGCGTGGAGCGCCGGCCTCGTCCGGCCGGTCGGCGTGCGCCTGTCGATCGTGCCGCGCGGTCCGCAGATGATCCTGACCGACCCGGCGCCGGCGGCCCTTGCGCCCACGATCACGGGAAGCGGGCGGGCGCTCTCGCTCAAGCAGCTGCCGAGCGGCGCGTACTTTATCGGCGGGGGCTGGCCGTCGGACGTCGACGCCGCCAGCATGACGTGCGCGGTCCGCGACGACAGCGTCCGGGGCAGCTGGCGCGTTGCGACGGAGGTCTGGGTACCGCTGCGGGCCTGCCGGATCCGGCAGGCGTGGTGCGGGCTCGAAGGCGAGAGCGCCGACGGCGTGCCGCTGATCGGACCGGTGCCGGGCGTGGCCGGACTTTACGTCGCCGCGGGTTTCTCCGGGCACGGCTTCCAGCTAGCGCCCGCCGTTGGGGCGGCCGTCGCCGCGGCCCTGCACGGCGAGCCGGCCCCCGGTCTCGACCCGCTCTCCCCGGCCCGCGCGGGGGCGATCGGCGCCGGTTAGCGCCGCCCGTCTTTACACTTAGGAGCCCGACGACTCCGGGGATGTCTCGCCGGCGATCGCCGGGAATCGGCTGAGCGGGAAAATATCCACCGTCGCCGATCGTTGTTGGACCAGCAATCCCCCGTCGACGACCAACAAGTGGCCGGTGATGTAGCGCGCGTCGTCAGAGGCCAAGAACACCGCGGGACCGGCGAGCTCGTCCACTTCACCCACCCGTCCCAGCGGGATGTCTTCACCTCGCGCCCGTTTGACGTCATCGTTCATGTTCGAACTGTCAATCGATCCGGGTACGAGCGCGTTGACGCGAACGCCATACGGCGCGAGATCGAGCGCCATCGCACGCGTCAGGGCTTCGACGCCGCCCTTCGCCGCGTC is a window of bacterium DNA encoding:
- a CDS encoding DUF6616 family protein; this encodes MYYYLEEWKHRREWLALTPEDRGKFLFDLSPTIQRLVDAGAELVGYCLNHTDHHGRTDRFLRIWRIPDKEFAQRIEEALERAGWHAFFERGEARGEVLTPQVAIPYLVNPEK
- a CDS encoding ABC transporter substrate-binding protein, which gives rise to MRRDTITLFTRPVSRRALLSGGTALGLGLAGGRLLGLGSPAQAQGMTGLSEQLGWLANAQMAGDFVAAGKGYFKDAGIDLKIQPGGPNIDPIQIVAGGGVPFGNVSSVAVLVNARSRGVPVKAFGAVLQRHPFAFIFLTKSGIHTPKDFEGKTIGIQATARPLLAAVLAKYHIPPDKVKVQFVGGDTRPLITGQVDVITGWIIDAPQIEAVRQAGSYSYFKLWDLGIQLYAYTYFTTDRVLSDRKDVLARFLSASARGWTYAAAHPDEAVDWVLKAAPALSRPLELQTWKNEIPYLSSPLTKQHGLGYMDPKVWKAISDTYYGLQQIPKEVAPTDVMTNEIVEMAKTPKI
- a CDS encoding CoA transferase; its protein translation is MAQRSPQPLEGIRVLDFSQITLGPIGTQMLGDFGADVIKIERPGGGDFLRTTLPQPDGTSYLFIAGNRNKRAMTLDLRRPGGRDIMARLIRRADVLVHNFRPGAMERLGCGYEQARELNPRLIYAMGTGFGPSGPYQAKGGQDWLAQAMGGALMRRAEPGTPPEPFTVAVCDFAAGMLLVQGILFALLARERTGRGQLVSSSLFDSMLYMQQQEATCLINAGQEINWSRMPLNGHFQTRDGKWLLFLGAFKQEPLRDICRALHLEPLHEDPRFATEAAQMTNRAELQAIFRRRIAELTRAEALAALEGEDILCAPIHTLAEAFADPQVAHNEMVIDIPDPGRGRVAAVGNPVKLSETAARVRRGAPEVGEHTDEILRELGYGDGDIARLRADAAV
- a CDS encoding enoyl-CoA hydratase-related protein, which codes for MNDAARREAGIQYTKDGPVARVTIDRPPVLNALSRAAHAALSSAWDDVRDDREIRVAILTGAGTRAFCAGTDLKDPDAANGVPYLWNGPQLGAGGLSFRRDLLTPVIAAVNGLALGTGFELALACDLIVAADHAEFGFPEPRVGYMALDGGIAMLTRQIPYKAAMGILLTGRRVSAREGLSAGFVNEVVPPAELITAAERWAAEIIACAPLSVEGTKQIAMEARDVPSWAAPRWFPRRVMEAIASDDAEEGTRAFREKRPPRWRGK
- a CDS encoding FAD-dependent oxidoreductase; its protein translation is MKTVHEPAREVPVAAEADVVVVGGGPAGIAAAVAAARNGAHVLILERYGYLGGLASGGMVLLLDDMCDRGGRTVGGIGHEIVERMAAAGGCVVPPLDECFRQDEELWWKWARWGFEDFYARLHPHPTTYGASFDPEVWKQISHEMALDAGVTLRLHSWFSRAVVDDGRLRAVIVETKEGRQAIEGRVFIDATGDGDVFAGAGAPHIKGAYMMTLVHRLADVDVDRAMRFERERPDEARRLNQQVKQIFGASWDLWWLRTPRDGVIWCNTPHLHGLDGLRVEDLTRLELEARRRFVKAAAWLRGHFPGFERAYILDAAPQAGVRQTRLLLGEYVVTKEDIAERRTFPDVIGRGRDYYMPYRSLLPVQVDGLLVAGRHYSATPEAQKISREIPPCMVMGEAAGTAAAMAAQAGLEPRRVDVGALQERLVAQGAILGSPIVATARYGGTTA
- a CDS encoding ABC transporter permease; translation: MKTAAHPLAPASAAAAGQGPDRESAVRRWALSVGGILAVLALWQAIMVVFKVPHYLAASPLEVAAALQAQPVLLAVNAWPTIVETLGGFLVGNVIAVLIAIGFVHNRTFRHTVYPLAVTVRTLPIVAISPILVLLLGNGYAPKIAIAALITFFPTLVNMVDGLNAVDAQAQELMHVLSATKWEVFRHLRWPTSLPYLFSALRIASTASLLGAIVAEWIGSNKGLGYLILAATYDYRTPLLYATMAVASALALALFGLISLLEIYAVPWRRPGGAAR
- a CDS encoding ABC transporter ATP-binding protein, whose amino-acid sequence is MSVMVEVPAIELDDVGMAFAVPDGALEVLRGIRLAVRQGEFVSLLGPSGCGKSTLLRVIADILPPTRGRASVLGVSPAEARRTRALGMVFQQPILLPWLSAEENVALPLRIGNWGARHHAPATPAALLRLVGLDGFNRARPAQLSGGMQQRVAIARALVSDPKVLLMDEPFGALDAITRDRLNEELLRIWTEVRRTVVFVTHSIAEAVYLSMRVVVMSPRPASIRRIVDIGLPYPREPKMKDAPEFTRYTAELRAALEDGA
- a CDS encoding amidohydrolase produces the protein MGDPIRQILRGGTVVTMNPRRDVFAPGTIVLDGARIVHVGAGGDWPVRDGDTVVECGGHLVMPGLINTHTHAGFALFRGLGEDRSRAEWFASAYAPPHMDGARPDDYYWGTMLGGLEMLTNGVTCTADRFSHMAVIAEAFDRLGMRSVLCHTLRDLTAPLEWAQALALIDRWGVAPESRIHCGLGPHAPDTCSDDLLRRVRQTAGETGARIFIHCAQAEAELAALRARGHGGGVRCLAGTGLLGPDLVAAHCIYIDDEEIRLLADSGSWVSHCPVSAARIEGRLAPIPSLLRAGARVALGTDWAVTNNGMDLFDEMKCAGVLNKVAAADPSVLPSAALLPMATIDAARALGLEAQIGSLEPGKRADVIALAMDAPHLRPWHDVAATLVYSAKGLDVRHVWVDGRWLVRDRRPLDLDAEDVYAQVERIWSRLRANGPD